The Streptomyces noursei ATCC 11455 sequence AGACGCCTGCTCCCGCCATGCGCCTCAGCGCCACCCCCGCACCCCACGGCGGTCTCCATACATTGCCCACTGGTACGCAGGGAGAAGCCACGCTCCAGCTCTGCGTCCCGGCTGGCCCCTCGGACTCTCGTTCGACAGTTCACGACCTGCTCAGCGTGCTGTTCGGCGGTTACTCCGGCGCCCGCCTCGTCCCTCACGCTCAGCGGCTCCCGCGAGCCGCCTCCCTCTACTCCACCCTGAACGTCACCGCCGGACAGCGCCAGTTCATCGTCACAGCGCGACTCCACCCCGATGACATCACCACCGGTATCCGGTCCATCAACTCCGAGATGGACCGCATGCTCACCCAGGACCTGTCCGTAGAAGAGAGCACCGCTGCCAAGAACTTCTGTCTCGGACAGATCACGAGCGTCCTCGACTCACCTGCCGATCTGGCAAGCAAAATCAGCCTGGACCTCTCCCTGGGCCGCAAACCCGACTGGTGCTTCGATTTCCCCGAAGCATTGAGAAAAGTTACGCCTGCCGATCTAGGCGCAGCCAGTGAGGAACTCTTCGCTCACCAAGGGTGGACAGCCGTACTCTGCGGCGAGCTGAAAGAGGATTTCGTTGGCGGCGAATGGACACGACTGCGTCGGTAGGAGCCTTGCGGAAAATTAGGAAACTGCAGGTCGGGGCCTGCGGCAGACGGGCCCGGGAACCCTTCTCTTGAGCTTTGGGAACTCGCAGGCGTCTTTGCAGGTCGGTGGGGCCGGCTTCACTCGACGGCGCCATCGAGAGCGCGACCCGCGTCGCCCACCGTATCCGCGCCGAACTGAAGGAGAGGGGCACTGCCGCGGGCTGACCCTGCGGGTGCCCGGCTGTGGGTCAGAAGAGTGTGTGGGAGCCGTCGGGTAGCCAGCCTTCGAGGAAACCGGCAAGAAGAGTGATGGCCCCCTGAGGGGCTACCCGTCTGCGGTGACTGCGCAAGTCGTCCAAGGCCCACAGGGCGTGCCGGCTTCCGCTTTCGCGTGCCGCGCGCTTCTGCGTCGCTGATGCGGGAGATCAGGACGTGGGTCTGCGTCACCCGCTCGTACTCCCACGCCTGGTCCCTGCTTGAGGTGTGGACCCCACGGACGGCGGCGAGTTGCGGGTTGTTGATCCCGAACGCTTTTGCGAGATGAGCGCGGGCTTGATGGGCGGGCTCGTCGCTCGTTCCGAGGTGAACGGACGGGACGGTCCAGTCACCGCAGCAAGCGCGACACAGCAGCAGCTGCCGATCGTCACTCACGAGCAGCAGGAGCGCGCGCCGATCCTGCTGCGCGCCGGGGATGTAGCGGATGTTCACTCCTCCACCTTTCCTGCATGCTACTTAAATAGCAAGCAAGTGGCATGTGGTGGGTGAGGGTGTTCTGGCGGCGCTGTCAGATCTGGGCTCTGAGGCAGGGAGGCGACGGCGGGCGTTTGGGGATTCGGGAACCTCGTTTTGAGGCCCGGAGGTGAACCCGCCGCGGCCTGGGGTTTCTCTGATTTAGACACATCCCACGGAGGCGGGGCTGATCGGGATGATCCGATCCGGCGACAAGCGTAGCGGATGGCGGGTGGGGGGCGGGTGGGTGTGGGGAAGGTGGGGCGTGTGCCGGGGGCGGGTCAGCCGAGGTGCCAGCTGAGGGTGCCGTCGGCGGCGGTGAGGGCGGCGAGGAGGAGCAGGTCGGCGGCGCCGAGGGCGAGGCCCAGGAGTGCGCGGCCGCGGCGGGTGGTGCCGCGGGTGAGCGCGAGGGTGCCGAGGACCAGTGCGCAGGGGCCCAGGACGACGTTGAGGACCAGGGTGCCGAGGAGGCCGAGGACGAAGGAGGCGATGGCCATGCCGTCCGCCTGGGGGCGGGACGGGGTGGCGGCGGAGGACTTCGCCGCGGTCGCCGGGGTGGTGGTGAGGGTGGTCATCGGGCGGTCCCCTCGGTGTGGTGGCGGCGTTCGCGCAGGTAGAAGACGAGCAGCCAGGCGGTGATGACCGCGGCGGCGACGAGGGTGACCGGGACGGGGAGGTGCGCCGCGGTGCCCAGCGCGATCCCCATCAGGAGGAGGGCTGCGACGAGGAAGAGCATGGTCTGCCTTTCCGGGGCCGGTTCCGGTGCGGGGCCCGGTGCGGGTCCGTGGCGGAGCGCGGCCGAAGAGATTTGAGAGGACAGTTGTTCACTGACTTCTTCAGTGTACGGCTGCCGGCGGGTGGATCGGTTCGGAGAACGGTTGTTTACTGGATGACATGAGTCACAGTGTGGGTGGAGTCCGTCAGGCGCAGAAGCAGAAAACCCGTCAGGCGCTGCTGGACGCGGCCCTCGGGCTGCTGGAGGAGCAGAGCCTGAGCAGCCTGGGGTTGCGCGAGGTGACCCGGGTGGTGGGCATCGCCCCGACCGCGTTCTACCGGCACTTCCGGGACCTGGGGGAGCTGGGCGTCGCGCTCGTCGAGGAGGCGCTGGGCAGCCTGCACGCGATGGTGCGCGCGATCCTCGCCGAGCAGGACGCGGCGGAGGAGCGGATAGACCGCACGGTCGCGGTCGTCGAGCGGCATGTGCGCGAGCACCCCGCGCACGTACGGTTCGTGGCGCGCGAGCGGCGCGGCGGGGTGCGGGCCGTGCGGCACGCCATCGCCGGGGAGCTGGACCGGTTCGCGGCCGAGGTCGCCGAGGCGCTCAAGTCGCAGCCGGTGTCGGGCGGTTGGCGGGACGAGGACGTCCGGATGCTGGCCGAGCTGTACGTCGACCGGCTGGTGACCACCGCCGGGGAGCTGCTCGATGCCCAGGAGGAGGGAGGCGAGGGGGCGGTCGAGCGGGTGGTGTGGCGCGCCCGGCGCCAGCTGCGGTTGATCAGCATCGGGCGCCGGCACTGGGAGGAGGAGGGCGCCTGAGGCGGGGTGGGCGCGGGGCCCGGGGCGCGGGCCGTCAGGCGTGCGCCGGGGTGGTGCGGACGCGGTAGGTGCCGTCGGTGTTCTCGGTGAGAACGGTGACGGTGACGCCGCTCACCCGGTCGGTGAAGGAGTCGCCGGGGCGGAAGGTGGCGTCGGTCAGGTCCGCGTCGACGTAGCGGGCGTCGCTGTAGCAGCCGTTGCTGTGCGGGGTGCCGTCGACGACGCGGATGGGGGCGCGGCCACTGGGGACGTTGGTGGCCACGTGGTAGACGAGGACGCCGGGGCGGCAGACGATCGGGTCCAGGAGGCCGCTGGTCCGGGCCTCGACCACGAAGGCGGTGTGCGGACCGGTCGGAATGACGACGATCTTGGTGCCGCCGGGGGTGGAGATCGGCGTGAGGACGTGCTCGGTGGGGGTGCCGCCGGGCGGTGTGCAGTGCACCTGGCCGGGGGCGAGCCAGCCCATCTTCCACTTGTGCCAGCCGAGGAAGTCGTTGGTCGGCCCCCAGTCCTCGTCCATCGGGTCCCAGTGGCCCACCGGGGTCGATGCGTTGGGCTCGTCCGTGTAGTAGAGGTCGGGTAGGCCGAAGGAGTGCGCGTTCTCGTGGTTGACGACCCGGAAGGCGCTCAGGCCCGATTGCCGGCTCCAGATGAAGGAGACGTTCTGGAACTCCGCCCCGCGGCCGGTCTTCAGCCCCATGTCGCTGCCGCTGAAGGTGACCGACAGGACGGAGCGGGTCGCCGGCGGGCCCGCGTTGGGGGACGCGATGACGTTCACGACGTCGTAGTTGCGGAAGTCCACGAGCGGGTCCACGGCGTGCACGAGTTCCCGGGACAGGGCGTAGTAGCCCTGGTTCGAGTGCGGATCGAAGGTGGCGCCGCGGGTGATGCCGTATGCCGCCAGCGGGTGTGACATGCGGATCCAGCGGAAGAGCGGCTTGGGGACGTACGTCAGCCTGCCGTACGAACTGGTGCGGAAGTAGTCGGTCACGGCCGGGAAGAACTCGGCGAAGCGGGCCATGGGGGAGAGGCCGGCGGGGGCGTCCGGGAAGTCCACGAAGAGGGTGAGGGCCCGCACGATGCCGAAGGCGTGCGCGAAGCCGGCGGGGGTGGGGGCCGCCTCGGAGACGTCCTCGGTGATGCCGGAGAGCGCGCAGGGGCCGCTGGGACGTGCGCCGGCCGGTGGGCGGGGCGCGGGAGGCGCCGGGGCGGAGCCCCCCGCGGAGGCGTTCGCGGTGGCCGTCGCGGTGGTCTTCGCCGTCGCCTTGGCGGTGCCGACGGCTCCGATGGGGGGCGGCAGGGGCTTGACGCCGGGCGGCGGCGGTACGGGAGCGGCGATCGGGGGCGGTGGGGCGGCGGTGGCGTCGGGCGGCGTGGTCAGGGTGGTGGCGGCGGCCACGCAGGCGGCGGTCGCGGCCAGGGCGGCGCAGATCTTGTGTGTCAGGGTGCGCATGGCTCGGCCTGGAGCGTGCGGGCGCCGGTGGTGCGGTTCATCGGGCGCGTGCCTTCTGCCTCATGGTGTTCAGCGTGCGGCGGGGGATGGTCGCCCGCGCGTGGGGGTGCGTCAAATGGAGGCGTGGTGTGGTGCGGAGGGATGGCGCCCCAGCATGCGCCGGCGCTGACGGCGACCCCGGGCGCGGCTGCCGGGGTCGACGCGCCCCGCGTCCGCGTGGGCCACGTCACACCCCGGCCGGGAAATATCCGGGGAGCGGATCCCCGTTTAGCTCGGTGTTGGACGAAGCGGGGAGTGGTTCCCCGGTTCCGTGGATGCGGGAGAAGGACGAAGGGAGTGCGCCGACGTGACCGGAGTGGGGCGCGTGCAGACTGCACCACCGCGGCTGCGGGCCGATGCGGTGCGCAACCGGGAGCGGATCATCGCCGCCGCGCGGGAGACGATGGTCGAGTTCGGGGCCGAGGCGCCGTTCGACGAAATCGCTCGACGCGCGGGTGTCGGCAATGCGACGCTCTACCGTCACTTCACGGATCGCCGGGATTTGATCCACCACGTCACGCTCTCCGTCATGTCCCGTATCGCGGACCGCGCGGAGTGCGCCCTCGTGGCGGAGTCCGATGCCTTCGAAGCGCTGAGGCGCTTCGTCCACGACGCGGTGGAGGAGCGGATCGGGGCGCTGTGCCCGCTGCTCTCCGACGGCGTCGACCCGGCCCACCCCGATCTGCTCGCCGCGCGTGAGCGCCTGGACGCGGCCGTGGCCGCCGTCATGGGTGCCGCGCGTGACAGCGGCCAGCTGCGCACCGACATCGCCGTCGGTGACCTGATGGTCGCGCTCACCCAGCTCACCCGCCCGCTGCCGGGCAGTGGCTGTATGGACTTCGACAGGTTCGTGCACCGGCATCTGCAGCTGTTCCTGGACGGCCTGCAAACCCCCGCCCGGTCCGAACTGCCCGGTTCCGCCGTCACCTTGGAGGACCTGAGGCGCCGCTGACCGCGAGCCGCGGCGGCCGACGGGGGGGGGGAGGGCCGCGGTCCGCCCCGCTCGCCGGGACGATGCCTCGGCTCCGGCCCCCTGCGTCGGTCTTCTCCTTGAGTCCTCTTGAGTCCTCCTCGTCGGCCCTCTCTTCTCCCGTCCCCTTTCCCCCTTGTCCCTTTCCGCTTGACCCCTTCCGCCCGTTCCGTCTTCTCCGTCCGCTGAGTCCTCTCCGTCGCCCTCGGCCTCCTCCGAGGCGCTCGGGTGCCGGGGCGTCGCGCGACGCGCGCGCTCCTCACGGGTGCCGGGATTTCCGCTTCCGTCCGTTCAGCTCCAGAACCTCTGCCACGTTCCGTCACGCACCACTAGGTGGACCTCCCCATGTCTGAAACCGCCGCGCACGTCGATCCACGGCGCTGGAAAGCGCTGATATTCATCGCCCTCGCGCAACTGATGGTCGTCCTCGACTCGACGATCGTGAACATCGCGCTGCCC is a genomic window containing:
- a CDS encoding TetR/AcrR family transcriptional regulator — its product is MQTAPPRLRADAVRNRERIIAAARETMVEFGAEAPFDEIARRAGVGNATLYRHFTDRRDLIHHVTLSVMSRIADRAECALVAESDAFEALRRFVHDAVEERIGALCPLLSDGVDPAHPDLLAARERLDAAVAAVMGAARDSGQLRTDIAVGDLMVALTQLTRPLPGSGCMDFDRFVHRHLQLFLDGLQTPARSELPGSAVTLEDLRRR
- a CDS encoding TetR family transcriptional regulator; translated protein: MSHSVGGVRQAQKQKTRQALLDAALGLLEEQSLSSLGLREVTRVVGIAPTAFYRHFRDLGELGVALVEEALGSLHAMVRAILAEQDAAEERIDRTVAVVERHVREHPAHVRFVARERRGGVRAVRHAIAGELDRFAAEVAEALKSQPVSGGWRDEDVRMLAELYVDRLVTTAGELLDAQEEGGEGAVERVVWRARRQLRLISIGRRHWEEEGA
- a CDS encoding small hydrophobic membrane protein — protein: MLFLVAALLLMGIALGTAAHLPVPVTLVAAAVITAWLLVFYLRERRHHTEGTAR
- a CDS encoding M6 family metalloprotease domain-containing protein, with protein sequence MRTLTHKICAALAATAACVAAATTLTTPPDATAAPPPPIAAPVPPPPGVKPLPPPIGAVGTAKATAKTTATATANASAGGSAPAPPAPRPPAGARPSGPCALSGITEDVSEAAPTPAGFAHAFGIVRALTLFVDFPDAPAGLSPMARFAEFFPAVTDYFRTSSYGRLTYVPKPLFRWIRMSHPLAAYGITRGATFDPHSNQGYYALSRELVHAVDPLVDFRNYDVVNVIASPNAGPPATRSVLSVTFSGSDMGLKTGRGAEFQNVSFIWSRQSGLSAFRVVNHENAHSFGLPDLYYTDEPNASTPVGHWDPMDEDWGPTNDFLGWHKWKMGWLAPGQVHCTPPGGTPTEHVLTPISTPGGTKIVVIPTGPHTAFVVEARTSGLLDPIVCRPGVLVYHVATNVPSGRAPIRVVDGTPHSNGCYSDARYVDADLTDATFRPGDSFTDRVSGVTVTVLTENTDGTYRVRTTPAHA